One Corynebacterium uterequi DNA segment encodes these proteins:
- a CDS encoding alpha/beta hydrolase codes for MELTHSKKGLAIALAVAAGMLPTVVPVTVGDALTLRGTAVAQAAEVTRDTTWLTSRDGRGTKIFVQRQTIPNARGTVVVVHGLGEHQGRYDYVAQRLLDAGYNVYRMDHRGHGITASPESGNPEGLGDINSFAALVDDIDMVVDYSKQQHPGSPTFMLGHSMGAFAVQFYGIKYPGKLVGIVSNGGGITTNISGGSGEDPTVVTPEAITQAQKELGLTSSEALPMVEMSSINAEIARVLVPNRLDAEFDSGLVGFSSVPVPENDFLSIDEDVVEAYRNDPLVARELSLSTLSQVGFAVAYDALNADHFTYPTLIMHGTKDKLVPTYFANNWYNAIASEDKEIILWEGQKHEVFNEPAKEEAMDTVIAWINKHNV; via the coding sequence GGCCGTCGCCCAGGCCGCCGAAGTCACCCGAGACACCACGTGGCTGACCAGCCGCGATGGCCGCGGAACCAAGATCTTCGTGCAGCGGCAGACCATCCCGAATGCCCGCGGAACGGTCGTCGTCGTGCATGGTCTCGGCGAGCACCAGGGCCGCTACGACTACGTCGCCCAGCGGTTGCTCGACGCGGGCTACAACGTCTACCGCATGGATCACCGCGGGCACGGCATCACGGCGTCGCCGGAGTCGGGGAACCCGGAGGGCCTGGGAGACATCAATAGCTTCGCTGCCTTGGTCGATGACATCGACATGGTGGTGGACTACTCCAAGCAGCAGCATCCAGGGTCCCCGACGTTCATGCTCGGGCACTCCATGGGTGCCTTCGCTGTGCAGTTCTACGGCATTAAGTACCCGGGCAAGCTGGTGGGTATCGTGAGCAATGGCGGCGGAATCACCACCAATATTTCTGGTGGCTCTGGCGAAGATCCCACCGTCGTCACGCCGGAGGCGATCACCCAGGCCCAAAAGGAACTGGGGTTGACCTCGTCGGAGGCGCTGCCGATGGTCGAGATGTCCTCCATCAACGCCGAGATTGCCCGGGTGCTCGTGCCGAATCGCCTGGACGCTGAGTTCGATTCCGGCCTGGTCGGGTTCTCCAGCGTTCCGGTGCCGGAGAATGACTTCCTGTCTATCGACGAGGACGTCGTCGAGGCGTACCGCAACGATCCCCTCGTCGCCCGGGAGTTGAGCCTGTCGACGCTGAGCCAGGTCGGTTTCGCCGTCGCCTACGACGCGCTCAACGCGGACCACTTCACCTACCCCACGCTCATCATGCACGGGACGAAGGACAAGCTGGTCCCCACCTACTTCGCGAACAATTGGTACAACGCCATCGCGTCCGAAGACAAGGAAATCATCCTTTGGGAGGGCCAGAAGCACGAGGTGTTCAACGAGCCGGCCAAGGAGGAGGCGATGGACACGGTCATCGCCTGGATCAACAAGCACAACGTCTAA